A DNA window from Altererythrobacter sp. B11 contains the following coding sequences:
- the queF gene encoding preQ(1) synthase translates to MTDHPYTGAPRVLGQQSALPASPEDAALDYVPNPRPGVLYCVRFAAPEFTSLCPVTGQPDFAHLVIDYAPDATIVESKSLKLFLASFRNHGAFHEDVTVGIGQRLFAEMAPRWLRIGGYWYPRGGIPIDVFWQSGAPPEGLWLPDQGVASYRGRG, encoded by the coding sequence ATGACCGACCACCCCTATACCGGCGCGCCGCGCGTGCTGGGGCAGCAGAGTGCGCTGCCCGCCAGCCCTGAAGACGCCGCGCTCGATTATGTCCCCAATCCGCGGCCCGGCGTGCTGTATTGCGTGCGGTTTGCTGCGCCCGAATTCACCTCCCTATGCCCCGTCACCGGCCAGCCCGATTTCGCCCATCTGGTGATCGACTATGCGCCTGACGCCACGATCGTGGAATCGAAGAGCCTCAAGCTGTTCCTGGCATCCTTCCGCAATCACGGCGCCTTTCACGAGGATGTGACGGTGGGCATTGGCCAGCGCCTGTTTGCGGAAATGGCGCCGCGCTGGCTGCGCATCGGCGGATATTGGTATCCGCGCGGCGGCATTCCAATCGACGTATTCTGGCAGAGCGGCGCGCCGCCCGAGGGGCTGTGGCTGCCGGACCAGGGCGTGGCGTCGTATCGCGGGAGGGGATGA